Proteins from one Robertmurraya sp. FSL R5-0851 genomic window:
- a CDS encoding QcrA and Rieske domain-containing protein, producing the protein MNRFEKFLRQLSFNVKRDRELDLNRRGFIASTLSLMGIFFISSTPLLAFSKNKKEESHETELFITKEGELAVGESLPFTYPDDNDPALLIRISEKEYRAYNIKCTHLMCPVYWEKDSGRLACPCHNGFFNVEDGSVLAGPPPRALPSIKLKFKNNKIYATGISQAQH; encoded by the coding sequence ATGAATAGGTTTGAAAAATTTCTTAGACAATTATCCTTTAATGTGAAACGAGATCGAGAGCTGGACCTTAACCGAAGAGGCTTTATCGCATCAACCTTATCCTTGATGGGCATCTTTTTCATTAGCTCCACACCCTTACTAGCGTTCTCTAAGAATAAAAAGGAAGAAAGTCATGAGACAGAACTGTTTATAACAAAGGAAGGAGAATTGGCTGTAGGTGAAAGTCTTCCATTTACTTATCCCGATGATAATGATCCAGCTTTATTGATTCGGATTTCGGAAAAAGAATATCGTGCGTATAACATTAAATGTACACACCTAATGTGTCCTGTTTATTGGGAGAAAGATTCTGGAAGATTAGCATGTCCTTGTCATAATGGTTTTTTTAATGTGGAAGATGGTTCGGTTCTAGCTGGACCACCCCCACGCGCGTTACCTTCAATCAAGTTGAAATTTAAGAACAACAAAATTTATGCAACTGGCATTAGTCAGGCTCAACATTAG
- a CDS encoding 4Fe-4S dicluster domain-containing protein, which produces MGKVLYIDYERCIGCKACVIGCEECSGHDHLSRMFVDELSPGETVATSPTPCMHCKTPACAESCPVQAISIAPDGTVLSASLEKCIGCKNCTYACPFGIPKVDDVKNVMYKCDMCYDRTSKGRPPMCASVCPTDTIRFVDEEEIKYDSPKPVQYKWDFGGTIIETRTVIGLPDTETHRFGYWESEGVQKHNE; this is translated from the coding sequence ATGGGTAAAGTATTATACATTGATTATGAAAGATGCATCGGTTGTAAAGCCTGTGTAATCGGGTGTGAAGAGTGTAGTGGTCATGATCATTTGTCACGTATGTTTGTCGATGAATTAAGTCCCGGTGAAACAGTAGCAACTTCGCCTACGCCATGTATGCACTGTAAAACACCAGCATGTGCAGAGTCATGTCCGGTTCAAGCCATTTCCATTGCTCCTGATGGCACGGTTTTATCGGCCTCTTTAGAAAAATGTATTGGGTGTAAAAACTGTACATATGCCTGCCCGTTTGGTATTCCAAAGGTAGATGATGTAAAAAACGTTATGTATAAGTGTGATATGTGTTACGACCGCACATCCAAAGGAAGGCCACCTATGTGTGCAAGTGTTTGTCCAACAGACACGATTCGATTTGTCGATGAAGAAGAAATCAAGTATGATTCTCCAAAACCAGTACAATATAAATGGGATTTTGGCGGTACTATTATTGAGACGAGAACCGTCATTGGTTTACCTGACACAGAGACCCATCGATTTGGATATTGGGAGAGTGAAGGGGTGCAAAAGCATAATGAATAG
- the fdhF gene encoding formate dehydrogenase subunit alpha, producing MSHAQNKEYSQRDYDPIVREGEELISTHCCFCGMQCGMNIRVNKESQSVIGVEPRYDFPMNGGRLCPKGVAAYRQAEHGDRILYPLIRRNGELQKATWEEAMSLIASKIKEIQEKHGKDAFGVYSGSSMTNEKCYLMGKFARIGLGTKNIDYNGRYCMSSASVGFNQSVGIDRGATNPWSDIKSADVLLIAGSNTAECHPLSMPYVWGARDNGAKLIVIDPRQTKTALVADVHLNLRPGTDVALANGLLHVMIEEDLVDKDFIDNHTTGYEDLKELVKKYTPSHVSDVTGIEVPRIVTAARMFGEAKNGMAMFARGVEQHATGTDAVSNYVNLCLVTGKIGRKGSGFATFTGQGNGQGGREHGQKADQLPGFRKITDPEARKYIAKVWGVEESEIPGPGLSAFEMLQSLGKEIKGLLLVCSNPMVSAPTVGDVGEYLKSLDFFVCIDMFMSESAELADVVLPSTVWIEDNGTTTNVEGRVLRIRGIDRTPGESRRDWEIICDLAERLGRGQFFKYHSPEDIFNELRTASKGGTADYSGITYEKLDKMQGVFWPSRSEEDEGMPRLFQDLKFNFPDGKAKILAFEHKGPNEKVDNDFPVILTTGRVVFHYLSGNQTRRIETLRNFCPDPYVEIHPNLANKFNISNGEFVKVSSRRGNIKVIAKITKAIREDMVFVPYHWGKTLAINHLTNPALEPKSKMPEFKVCAVKLEKAIDKQGEHHG from the coding sequence ATGAGTCATGCTCAAAATAAAGAATATTCTCAGCGGGATTATGACCCGATAGTTAGAGAAGGGGAAGAACTAATTTCGACCCATTGTTGTTTTTGTGGAATGCAATGTGGAATGAATATTCGTGTAAATAAAGAAAGTCAATCGGTTATAGGAGTAGAGCCGAGATATGATTTCCCTATGAATGGAGGAAGATTATGTCCTAAAGGGGTGGCCGCCTACCGACAGGCTGAACACGGTGATCGTATTCTCTATCCACTCATCCGAAGAAATGGCGAACTTCAAAAAGCCACTTGGGAGGAAGCAATGAGTCTCATTGCTTCGAAAATTAAAGAAATTCAAGAGAAGCATGGAAAAGATGCATTTGGGGTGTATAGCGGTTCTTCTATGACCAACGAAAAATGTTATTTAATGGGGAAATTTGCTCGAATTGGTCTTGGCACAAAAAATATCGACTATAACGGCCGTTATTGTATGTCATCGGCTTCCGTTGGTTTCAATCAAAGTGTGGGGATAGACCGAGGCGCAACTAATCCATGGTCAGACATCAAATCAGCAGATGTTCTTCTTATTGCGGGATCGAATACAGCAGAATGTCATCCCTTATCCATGCCATATGTTTGGGGAGCACGTGATAATGGTGCAAAACTGATTGTCATCGACCCAAGACAAACAAAAACGGCTTTAGTTGCTGATGTACATTTAAACTTACGACCAGGAACAGATGTTGCTCTGGCCAATGGTCTCCTACATGTCATGATTGAGGAAGATCTAGTTGATAAAGACTTCATCGATAATCATACAACGGGATATGAAGATCTTAAGGAGTTAGTTAAAAAATACACCCCCTCACATGTTTCAGATGTAACAGGAATTGAAGTCCCTCGAATTGTGACTGCAGCAAGAATGTTTGGAGAGGCAAAAAATGGGATGGCTATGTTTGCACGAGGTGTAGAGCAACATGCAACCGGGACCGATGCTGTATCCAATTATGTTAATCTCTGTTTGGTTACCGGGAAAATTGGTCGTAAAGGATCAGGTTTTGCTACCTTTACGGGGCAGGGAAATGGCCAAGGAGGTAGAGAACATGGTCAAAAAGCCGATCAATTGCCAGGTTTTCGAAAAATAACGGATCCAGAAGCTAGGAAGTACATTGCAAAGGTATGGGGTGTAGAAGAGTCAGAGATACCCGGTCCTGGGTTGTCAGCTTTTGAAATGCTCCAATCCCTAGGGAAAGAAATTAAAGGATTATTGCTAGTTTGTAGTAATCCAATGGTCTCTGCTCCCACGGTTGGAGATGTTGGAGAATATCTGAAAAGTTTAGACTTTTTTGTTTGTATTGATATGTTTATGTCAGAGTCAGCAGAACTCGCTGATGTGGTACTGCCTTCCACGGTTTGGATTGAAGATAATGGAACCACTACTAATGTCGAAGGTCGTGTTCTTAGGATTAGAGGGATTGACAGAACACCAGGAGAATCTAGACGTGACTGGGAAATCATTTGTGACCTTGCAGAAAGACTTGGCCGTGGCCAATTCTTTAAATATCATTCACCTGAGGATATTTTTAATGAGCTTCGTACGGCAAGTAAGGGCGGAACGGCTGATTATTCCGGAATTACATACGAAAAACTGGACAAAATGCAAGGGGTGTTCTGGCCGAGTCGGTCCGAGGAAGACGAAGGAATGCCAAGATTATTTCAAGATTTAAAATTTAACTTTCCCGATGGTAAAGCAAAAATATTAGCCTTTGAACATAAAGGACCGAATGAAAAGGTGGATAATGATTTCCCGGTTATATTGACAACTGGGAGAGTGGTATTTCATTATCTCAGCGGAAATCAAACAAGACGTATCGAAACCTTACGAAACTTTTGTCCAGATCCTTACGTCGAAATTCATCCTAATCTCGCCAATAAATTTAATATATCAAACGGGGAGTTCGTGAAAGTCTCTAGTAGAAGGGGAAATATAAAGGTTATTGCAAAAATAACAAAAGCGATCAGAGAGGATATGGTATTTGTTCCTTATCATTGGGGCAAAACGTTAGCCATTAATCATTTAACCAATCCAGCCTTAGAACCTAAGTCTAAAATGCCTGAATTTAAAGTGTGCGCGGTGAAACTAGAAAAGGCTATAGACAAGCAGGGGGAACATCATGGGTAA
- a CDS encoding MFS transporter yields the protein MEYYPYEDDSLIFSKKSARNVFIVLVILFFSIYIGSEQFGYVDMALYGYLWATVLCFILLTIRITSWTLRPPTRRLWKQGFKMMFSLKGLKFVFQTLYSNIGEQRFIRRRSFFRWIQHMFISWGVLFSFAITFALVLNWMHFELVEPKRYQVVFFGIPVFRMGVDSVLAFTLYHGLNWTGIAVIIGCSLALYRRVTDQKKIVEQSKEYDFFPLLLLIAISITGSLLTVSAMWMEGAFYMGIAISHQVTVIVFLLYFPFSKFWHLPLRFLAVMVPMYHSLNEQKQCARCGREYATKTQIKDVQLALQKRHLSVPIDNTNFHFSDMCSECRRVSHRLGGYGAKIHLGQENVVLESNGRNGLQLEKGED from the coding sequence ATGGAGTATTACCCGTATGAAGATGATTCATTGATTTTTTCCAAAAAGTCAGCCCGAAATGTTTTTATTGTATTGGTAATTTTGTTTTTTTCCATTTATATCGGATCTGAACAATTTGGGTATGTTGATATGGCTTTATACGGTTACTTATGGGCAACCGTGTTATGTTTCATCTTATTAACGATTCGAATCACCTCATGGACTCTACGTCCCCCTACTCGTAGACTCTGGAAACAAGGATTTAAGATGATGTTTAGCCTTAAAGGATTAAAGTTTGTCTTTCAAACTCTATATTCAAATATTGGGGAACAAAGGTTTATTAGAAGGAGATCTTTTTTTCGATGGATTCAACATATGTTTATTTCTTGGGGTGTCTTGTTCTCCTTTGCCATTACCTTTGCACTTGTCTTAAATTGGATGCATTTCGAGTTAGTTGAACCAAAGAGGTACCAGGTGGTTTTTTTCGGAATACCTGTATTTCGAATGGGAGTTGATTCAGTATTAGCTTTTACTCTATACCATGGGCTGAATTGGACAGGGATTGCCGTAATTATTGGCTGCTCGTTAGCATTATATCGAAGGGTAACCGATCAAAAAAAGATTGTTGAACAGTCGAAAGAGTATGACTTTTTCCCCTTGCTCCTATTAATCGCCATCTCCATTACGGGCTCGTTACTAACGGTTTCGGCTATGTGGATGGAGGGAGCATTTTATATGGGAATTGCCATCTCCCACCAAGTAACGGTGATTGTCTTTCTCCTTTATTTCCCCTTTAGTAAGTTTTGGCATTTACCATTACGTTTTTTAGCCGTTATGGTGCCGATGTATCACTCTTTAAATGAACAAAAGCAATGCGCTAGATGTGGGAGGGAGTACGCAACGAAAACCCAAATAAAAGATGTTCAACTGGCGCTGCAAAAAAGGCATTTATCTGTTCCGATTGACAATACGAATTTTCATTTTTCGGATATGTGCTCTGAGTGTCGCCGAGTGAGTCATCGACTTGGAGGATATGGAGCAAAAATTCATTTAGGTCAAGAAAATGTTGTTCTAGAAAGTAACGGCAGAAATGGATTACAACTCGAAAAAGGAGAGGACTAA
- a CDS encoding nitrate/nitrite transporter, with amino-acid sequence MNIKKIQLPLQTVSLIIGFMVWVMISSLIPHIRKDIDLSASDIALVTAVPVILGSLLRIVLGYWTNLLGARIIFVSSFLILLVPVFYISIANSVTDLILGGLLLGIGGAVFSVGVTSMPKYYPKERHGFVNGIYGSGNIGTAITSFSAPILANSIGWENTARTFMIPLLLFALLNFLFGDRREPKVTTSLGSQLKAVIKNEKLLFISIFYFITFGSFVAFTVYLPNFLVSNFELSPVDAGIRTAGFITLATIMRPVGGWLGDKFNPFIILLYVFAGLTISGVLLSFSPTITLYTVGCLTVALCAGTGNGTIFKLVPYYFSKQAGIVNGIVSAMGGIGGFFPPIMLTIVYNMTGHYAIGFMALSQFALASFVIVLWMFYIERLSLESKLINSVAQGMMVTTKNGIIQKVNPAFSMVTGYSREEVIGKTPSILRSGKHDETFYKNMWKSIHEKGFWQGEIWNKRKNNEPYLEWLTISEVKNDAGEVKYYVGMFSDITEERGKK; translated from the coding sequence ATGAATATTAAAAAGATTCAACTACCTCTGCAAACGGTAAGCCTTATTATCGGTTTTATGGTATGGGTTATGATTTCATCTTTAATTCCTCATATTCGTAAAGATATCGACCTCTCAGCTAGTGATATCGCACTAGTAACAGCAGTTCCTGTTATCTTAGGCTCCTTGCTCCGAATTGTTCTCGGGTATTGGACAAACCTCTTAGGAGCCAGAATTATCTTTGTTAGTAGTTTCTTAATCTTACTAGTTCCTGTCTTTTACATAAGTATTGCTAATTCAGTAACTGACCTGATTTTAGGGGGGTTATTACTAGGTATTGGAGGAGCTGTATTTTCAGTGGGTGTGACTTCTATGCCAAAATATTATCCGAAGGAACGTCATGGATTTGTCAATGGGATATATGGTTCTGGGAATATAGGAACTGCCATTACATCCTTCTCTGCTCCTATCTTAGCGAATTCAATTGGATGGGAAAATACTGCTCGAACATTCATGATTCCACTTCTGCTATTTGCCCTTCTTAACTTCCTTTTTGGTGACCGGAGGGAACCGAAGGTAACAACTTCATTGGGAAGTCAATTGAAAGCAGTGATAAAAAATGAAAAGCTTTTGTTTATAAGCATTTTTTATTTCATTACCTTTGGTTCGTTTGTTGCATTTACGGTGTATCTTCCTAATTTTCTCGTTTCCAACTTTGAACTTAGTCCAGTAGATGCTGGTATACGCACGGCAGGCTTTATTACACTAGCAACTATTATGAGACCAGTTGGTGGTTGGTTAGGAGACAAATTTAATCCATTCATCATTCTCTTATATGTTTTTGCAGGTCTAACCATATCAGGAGTACTCTTATCTTTTTCACCTACGATTACCCTTTACACTGTGGGATGTTTAACGGTTGCCCTATGTGCAGGTACTGGAAATGGAACCATCTTCAAGTTAGTTCCTTACTATTTTTCAAAACAAGCAGGCATTGTAAATGGTATTGTATCTGCCATGGGTGGTATTGGTGGATTTTTTCCACCAATCATGCTTACGATTGTTTATAACATGACGGGACATTATGCGATTGGATTTATGGCCTTATCTCAATTTGCTCTAGCTAGTTTTGTAATTGTTCTATGGATGTTTTATATAGAACGATTAAGTCTAGAGTCAAAATTGATTAATAGCGTTGCACAAGGAATGATGGTTACCACTAAGAACGGAATTATTCAAAAAGTGAATCCTGCTTTTTCAATGGTAACAGGATATAGTCGAGAAGAAGTGATAGGTAAAACTCCGAGTATCTTAAGGTCTGGGAAACATGATGAAACCTTTTATAAAAATATGTGGAAATCCATTCATGAAAAGGGCTTTTGGCAGGGTGAAATTTGGAACAAAAGAAAGAATAATGAACCTTATCTGGAATGGTTAACCATTAGTGAAGTGAAAAATGATGCAGGGGAAGTTAAATATTATGTAGGCATGTTTAGTGACATCACCGAGGAAAGAGGAAAGAAGTAG